In Carassius carassius chromosome 19, fCarCar2.1, whole genome shotgun sequence, a single genomic region encodes these proteins:
- the ddx3xa gene encoding DEAD-box helicase 3 X-linked a isoform X10 — protein sequence MSHVVVDGSHGLDQQLAVLDLNPADGQCPGSGHSPGWDGGRSNGFVNGYHDGRMNGTANFSHGLPRNDRGGRGGFRGNRNGGSFNQPMNNAGYGSYENKDGGWNSVVNRDAYTSFGGRSDRGKSAFFNDRGAGSRGSRYERGGFGGGTGGNSRWVEESRDEEDWSKPLSPNERLEQELFSGGNTGINFEKYDDIPVEATGTNSPGHIESFHDVDMGEIIMSNISLTRYTRPTPVQKYAIPIIKAKRDLMACAQTGSGKTAAFLLPVLSQIYTDGPGEALQATKASTQQENGKYFRRKQYPISLVLAPTRELALQIYDEARKFSYRSRVRPCVVYGGADIGQQIRDLERGCHLLVATPGRLVDMMERGKIGLDYCKYLVLDEADRMLDMGFEPQIRRIVEQDTMPPKGARQTMMFSATFPKEIQILARDFLEEYIFLAVGRVGSTSENITQKVVWVEENDKRSFLLDLLNATGKDSLTLVFVETKKGADALEDFLYREGYACTSIHGDRSQRDREEALHQFRSGRCPIMVATAVAARGLDISNVKHVINFDLPSDIEEYVHRIGRTGRVGNLGLATSFFNDKNSNITKDLLDILVEAKQEVPSWLENLAYEHQHKSTNRGRPKRFSGGFGARDYRQMAGGSNTFGNRGARNTGGHGGNRGFGGNKGGFGSFGGDSYGGNYGNYGGSYAQVDWWGN from the exons ATGAGTCATGTGGTCGTCGACGGTTCACACGGTCTAGACCAGCAG ctTGCTGTCTTAGACTTGAACCCAGCTGATGGACAGTGTCCTGGCTCTGGTC ATTCTCCAGGATGGGACGGCGGTCGTAGCAATGGTTTTGTCAATGGGTACCATGACGGTCGTATGAATGGGACTGCTAACTTCAGCCATGGACTTCCTCGTAATGACAGAGGTGGACGTGGTGGCTTTCGTGGAAATAGGAACGGTGGTTCCTTCAACCAGCCAATGAATAATGCAG GTTATGGCAGTTATGAGAACAAAGATGGAGGCTGGAACTCTGTGGTAAACAGAGATGCTTACACTAGCTTTGGTGGGCGTTCCGACAGAGGGAAGTCTGCCTTCTTCAATGATAGAGGAGCTGGCTCAAGAGGAAG CAGGTATGAGCGTGGAGGCTTTGGAGGAGGAACGGGAGGGAACAGTCGTTGGGTTGAAGAATCCAGAGATGAAGAGGACTGGTCAAAGCCACTGTCCCCCAACGAGCGTCTAGAACA GGAGCTGTTCTCTGGAGGCAACACTGGGATTAACTTTGAAAAGTATGATGACATTCCTGTGGAGGCCACTGGAACAAACAGTCCTGGGCATATTGAGAGT TTCCATGATGTGGACATGGGCGAGATCATTATGAGCAACATCAGTCTGACGCGCTACACACGGCCTACTCCTGTTCAAAAGTATGCAATCCCCATCATCAAGGCCAAGAGGGACCTTATGGCCTGTGCTCAAACAG GCTCGGGGAAGACTGCAGCCTTCTTGCTTCCTGTGCTTAGTCAGATCTACACTGATGGACCTGGAGAGGCACTGCAGGCCACCAAAGCCAGCACCCAG CAGGAGAATGGGAAGTACTTCCGTCGTAAGCAGTATCCCATCTCTCTGGTTCTGGCTCCAACCAGGGAACTTGCTCTTCAGATTTATGATGAGGCCAGAAAG TTCTCTTACCGCTCCAGAGTGCGCCCGTGTGTGGTGTACGGAGGCGCAGATATAGGGCAGCAGATCCGTGATTTGGAAAGAGGCTGTCACCTGCTAGTGGCCACACCGGGTCGTCTGGTAGACATGATGGAGCGGGGCAAGATTGGCCTAGACTACTGCAA ATACCTGGTGTTGGACGAGGCAGACAGAATGCTGGATATGGGTTTTGAACCCCAGATCCGACGTATTGTGGAGCAGGACACCATGCCTCCTAAAGGTGCTCGCCAGACCATGATGTTCAGTGCCACCTTCCCAAAAGAGATCCAG attcTGGCTCGTGACTTTCTGGAGGAGTACATCTTCCTGGCTGTAGGTCGTGTGGGCTCCACCTCAGAGAATATCACCCAGAAGGTGGTTTGGGTGGAAGAAAATGACAAGCGCTCCTTCCTTCTTGACCTGCTTAATGCAACAG GCAAAGACTCTCTCACACTGGTCTTTGTGGAGACTAAGAAGGGTGCTGATGCTCTTGAGGACTTCCTCTACCGCGAAGGCTATGCCTGCACCAGTATCCATGGTGACCGGTCTCAGCGCGATCGTGAGGAGGCTCTCCACCAGTTCCGGTCTGGCCGTTGCCCTATCATGGTTGCAACCGCT GTGGCTGCACGTGGCCTTGACATCTCCAACGTGAAACACGTGATCAATTTTGACTTGCCTAGTGACATTGAGGAATATGTCCACCGCATCGGTCGTACAGGCCGTGTAGGAAACCTTG GACTGGCCACATCCTTCTTTAATGATAAGAACAGCAACATCACTAAAGATCTACTGGACATCTTGGTGGAGGCCAAACAGGAAGTGCCTTCCTGGCTTGAGAACCTAGCCTATGAGCACCAGCACAAGAGCACCAACCGCGGACGCCCCAAGAG ATTCTCTGGTGGCTTTGGGGCCAGGGATTACCGCCAGATGGCTGGGGGCAGCAACACTTTCGGCAATCGTGGTGCTCGCAACACTGGTGGCCATGGAGGAAACCGAGGTTTTGGAGGGAATAAGG GTGGTTTTGGGAGCTTCGGTGGTGACAGCTACGGGGGCAACTATGGAAACTATGGAGGCAGCTACGCCCAGGTGGACTGGTGGGGCAACTAA
- the ddx3xa gene encoding DEAD-box helicase 3 X-linked a isoform X9: protein MSHVVVDGSHGLDQQLAVLDLNPADGQCPGSGRRYIPPHLRNKEASKNDSPGWDGGRSNGFVNGYHDGRMNGTANFSHGLPRNDRGGRGGFRGNRNGGSFNQPMNNAGYGSYENKDGGWNSVVNRDAYTSFGGRSDRGKSAFFNDRGAGSRGRYERGGFGGGTGGNSRWVEESRDEEDWSKPLSPNERLEQELFSGGNTGINFEKYDDIPVEATGTNSPGHIESFHDVDMGEIIMSNISLTRYTRPTPVQKYAIPIIKAKRDLMACAQTGSGKTAAFLLPVLSQIYTDGPGEALQATKASTQENGKYFRRKQYPISLVLAPTRELALQIYDEARKFSYRSRVRPCVVYGGADIGQQIRDLERGCHLLVATPGRLVDMMERGKIGLDYCKYLVLDEADRMLDMGFEPQIRRIVEQDTMPPKGARQTMMFSATFPKEIQILARDFLEEYIFLAVGRVGSTSENITQKVVWVEENDKRSFLLDLLNATGKDSLTLVFVETKKGADALEDFLYREGYACTSIHGDRSQRDREEALHQFRSGRCPIMVATAVAARGLDISNVKHVINFDLPSDIEEYVHRIGRTGRVGNLGLATSFFNDKNSNITKDLLDILVEAKQEVPSWLENLAYEHQHKSTNRGRPKRFSGGFGARDYRQMAGGSNTFGNRGARNTGGHGGNRGFGGNKGGFGSFGGDSYGGNYGNYGGSYAQVDWWGN from the exons ATGAGTCATGTGGTCGTCGACGGTTCACACGGTCTAGACCAGCAG ctTGCTGTCTTAGACTTGAACCCAGCTGATGGACAGTGTCCTGGCTCTGGTC gGCGTTACATTCCTCCTCATTTGAGAAACAAAGAAGCATCCAAAAATG ATTCTCCAGGATGGGACGGCGGTCGTAGCAATGGTTTTGTCAATGGGTACCATGACGGTCGTATGAATGGGACTGCTAACTTCAGCCATGGACTTCCTCGTAATGACAGAGGTGGACGTGGTGGCTTTCGTGGAAATAGGAACGGTGGTTCCTTCAACCAGCCAATGAATAATGCAG GTTATGGCAGTTATGAGAACAAAGATGGAGGCTGGAACTCTGTGGTAAACAGAGATGCTTACACTAGCTTTGGTGGGCGTTCCGACAGAGGGAAGTCTGCCTTCTTCAATGATAGAGGAGCTGGCTCAAGAGGAAG GTATGAGCGTGGAGGCTTTGGAGGAGGAACGGGAGGGAACAGTCGTTGGGTTGAAGAATCCAGAGATGAAGAGGACTGGTCAAAGCCACTGTCCCCCAACGAGCGTCTAGAACA GGAGCTGTTCTCTGGAGGCAACACTGGGATTAACTTTGAAAAGTATGATGACATTCCTGTGGAGGCCACTGGAACAAACAGTCCTGGGCATATTGAGAGT TTCCATGATGTGGACATGGGCGAGATCATTATGAGCAACATCAGTCTGACGCGCTACACACGGCCTACTCCTGTTCAAAAGTATGCAATCCCCATCATCAAGGCCAAGAGGGACCTTATGGCCTGTGCTCAAACAG GCTCGGGGAAGACTGCAGCCTTCTTGCTTCCTGTGCTTAGTCAGATCTACACTGATGGACCTGGAGAGGCACTGCAGGCCACCAAAGCCAGCACCCAG GAGAATGGGAAGTACTTCCGTCGTAAGCAGTATCCCATCTCTCTGGTTCTGGCTCCAACCAGGGAACTTGCTCTTCAGATTTATGATGAGGCCAGAAAG TTCTCTTACCGCTCCAGAGTGCGCCCGTGTGTGGTGTACGGAGGCGCAGATATAGGGCAGCAGATCCGTGATTTGGAAAGAGGCTGTCACCTGCTAGTGGCCACACCGGGTCGTCTGGTAGACATGATGGAGCGGGGCAAGATTGGCCTAGACTACTGCAA ATACCTGGTGTTGGACGAGGCAGACAGAATGCTGGATATGGGTTTTGAACCCCAGATCCGACGTATTGTGGAGCAGGACACCATGCCTCCTAAAGGTGCTCGCCAGACCATGATGTTCAGTGCCACCTTCCCAAAAGAGATCCAG attcTGGCTCGTGACTTTCTGGAGGAGTACATCTTCCTGGCTGTAGGTCGTGTGGGCTCCACCTCAGAGAATATCACCCAGAAGGTGGTTTGGGTGGAAGAAAATGACAAGCGCTCCTTCCTTCTTGACCTGCTTAATGCAACAG GCAAAGACTCTCTCACACTGGTCTTTGTGGAGACTAAGAAGGGTGCTGATGCTCTTGAGGACTTCCTCTACCGCGAAGGCTATGCCTGCACCAGTATCCATGGTGACCGGTCTCAGCGCGATCGTGAGGAGGCTCTCCACCAGTTCCGGTCTGGCCGTTGCCCTATCATGGTTGCAACCGCT GTGGCTGCACGTGGCCTTGACATCTCCAACGTGAAACACGTGATCAATTTTGACTTGCCTAGTGACATTGAGGAATATGTCCACCGCATCGGTCGTACAGGCCGTGTAGGAAACCTTG GACTGGCCACATCCTTCTTTAATGATAAGAACAGCAACATCACTAAAGATCTACTGGACATCTTGGTGGAGGCCAAACAGGAAGTGCCTTCCTGGCTTGAGAACCTAGCCTATGAGCACCAGCACAAGAGCACCAACCGCGGACGCCCCAAGAG ATTCTCTGGTGGCTTTGGGGCCAGGGATTACCGCCAGATGGCTGGGGGCAGCAACACTTTCGGCAATCGTGGTGCTCGCAACACTGGTGGCCATGGAGGAAACCGAGGTTTTGGAGGGAATAAGG GTGGTTTTGGGAGCTTCGGTGGTGACAGCTACGGGGGCAACTATGGAAACTATGGAGGCAGCTACGCCCAGGTGGACTGGTGGGGCAACTAA
- the ddx3xa gene encoding DEAD-box helicase 3 X-linked a isoform X1, with protein MNGTANFSHGLPRNDRGGRGGFRGNRNGGSFNQPMNNAGYGSYENKDGGWNSVVNRDAYTSFGGRSDRGKSAFFNDRGAGSRGSRYERGGFGGGTGGNSRWVEESRDEEDWSKPLSPNERLEQELFSGGNTGINFEKYDDIPVEATGTNSPGHIESFHDVDMGEIIMSNISLTRYTRPTPVQKYAIPIIKAKRDLMACAQTGSGKTAAFLLPVLSQIYTDGPGEALQATKASTQENGKYFRRKQYPISLVLAPTRELALQIYDEARKFSYRSRVRPCVVYGGADIGQQIRDLERGCHLLVATPGRLVDMMERGKIGLDYCKYLVLDEADRMLDMGFEPQIRRIVEQDTMPPKGARQTMMFSATFPKEIQILARDFLEEYIFLAVGRVGSTSENITQKVVWVEENDKRSFLLDLLNATGKDSLTLVFVETKKGADALEDFLYREGYACTSIHGDRSQRDREEALHQFRSGRCPIMVATAVAARGLDISNVKHVINFDLPSDIEEYVHRIGRTGRVGNLGLATSFFNDKNSNITKDLLDILVEAKQEVPSWLENLAYEHQHKSTNRGRPKRFSGGFGARDYRQMAGGSNTFGNRGARNTGGHGGNRGFGGNKGGFGSFGGDSYGGNYGNYGGSYAQVDWWGN; from the exons ATGAATGGGACTGCTAACTTCAGCCATGGACTTCCTCGTAATGACAGAGGTGGACGTGGTGGCTTTCGTGGAAATAGGAACGGTGGTTCCTTCAACCAGCCAATGAATAATGCAG GTTATGGCAGTTATGAGAACAAAGATGGAGGCTGGAACTCTGTGGTAAACAGAGATGCTTACACTAGCTTTGGTGGGCGTTCCGACAGAGGGAAGTCTGCCTTCTTCAATGATAGAGGAGCTGGCTCAAGAGGAAG CAGGTATGAGCGTGGAGGCTTTGGAGGAGGAACGGGAGGGAACAGTCGTTGGGTTGAAGAATCCAGAGATGAAGAGGACTGGTCAAAGCCACTGTCCCCCAACGAGCGTCTAGAACA GGAGCTGTTCTCTGGAGGCAACACTGGGATTAACTTTGAAAAGTATGATGACATTCCTGTGGAGGCCACTGGAACAAACAGTCCTGGGCATATTGAGAGT TTCCATGATGTGGACATGGGCGAGATCATTATGAGCAACATCAGTCTGACGCGCTACACACGGCCTACTCCTGTTCAAAAGTATGCAATCCCCATCATCAAGGCCAAGAGGGACCTTATGGCCTGTGCTCAAACAG GCTCGGGGAAGACTGCAGCCTTCTTGCTTCCTGTGCTTAGTCAGATCTACACTGATGGACCTGGAGAGGCACTGCAGGCCACCAAAGCCAGCACCCAG GAGAATGGGAAGTACTTCCGTCGTAAGCAGTATCCCATCTCTCTGGTTCTGGCTCCAACCAGGGAACTTGCTCTTCAGATTTATGATGAGGCCAGAAAG TTCTCTTACCGCTCCAGAGTGCGCCCGTGTGTGGTGTACGGAGGCGCAGATATAGGGCAGCAGATCCGTGATTTGGAAAGAGGCTGTCACCTGCTAGTGGCCACACCGGGTCGTCTGGTAGACATGATGGAGCGGGGCAAGATTGGCCTAGACTACTGCAA ATACCTGGTGTTGGACGAGGCAGACAGAATGCTGGATATGGGTTTTGAACCCCAGATCCGACGTATTGTGGAGCAGGACACCATGCCTCCTAAAGGTGCTCGCCAGACCATGATGTTCAGTGCCACCTTCCCAAAAGAGATCCAG attcTGGCTCGTGACTTTCTGGAGGAGTACATCTTCCTGGCTGTAGGTCGTGTGGGCTCCACCTCAGAGAATATCACCCAGAAGGTGGTTTGGGTGGAAGAAAATGACAAGCGCTCCTTCCTTCTTGACCTGCTTAATGCAACAG GCAAAGACTCTCTCACACTGGTCTTTGTGGAGACTAAGAAGGGTGCTGATGCTCTTGAGGACTTCCTCTACCGCGAAGGCTATGCCTGCACCAGTATCCATGGTGACCGGTCTCAGCGCGATCGTGAGGAGGCTCTCCACCAGTTCCGGTCTGGCCGTTGCCCTATCATGGTTGCAACCGCT GTGGCTGCACGTGGCCTTGACATCTCCAACGTGAAACACGTGATCAATTTTGACTTGCCTAGTGACATTGAGGAATATGTCCACCGCATCGGTCGTACAGGCCGTGTAGGAAACCTTG GACTGGCCACATCCTTCTTTAATGATAAGAACAGCAACATCACTAAAGATCTACTGGACATCTTGGTGGAGGCCAAACAGGAAGTGCCTTCCTGGCTTGAGAACCTAGCCTATGAGCACCAGCACAAGAGCACCAACCGCGGACGCCCCAAGAG ATTCTCTGGTGGCTTTGGGGCCAGGGATTACCGCCAGATGGCTGGGGGCAGCAACACTTTCGGCAATCGTGGTGCTCGCAACACTGGTGGCCATGGAGGAAACCGAGGTTTTGGAGGGAATAAGG GTGGTTTTGGGAGCTTCGGTGGTGACAGCTACGGGGGCAACTATGGAAACTATGGAGGCAGCTACGCCCAGGTGGACTGGTGGGGCAACTAA
- the ddx3xa gene encoding DEAD-box helicase 3 X-linked a isoform X2 encodes MNGTANFSHGLPRNDRGGRGGFRGNRNGGSFNQPMNNAGYGSYENKDGGWNSVVNRDAYTSFGGRSDRGKSAFFNDRGAGSRGRYERGGFGGGTGGNSRWVEESRDEEDWSKPLSPNERLEQELFSGGNTGINFEKYDDIPVEATGTNSPGHIESFHDVDMGEIIMSNISLTRYTRPTPVQKYAIPIIKAKRDLMACAQTGSGKTAAFLLPVLSQIYTDGPGEALQATKASTQENGKYFRRKQYPISLVLAPTRELALQIYDEARKFSYRSRVRPCVVYGGADIGQQIRDLERGCHLLVATPGRLVDMMERGKIGLDYCKYLVLDEADRMLDMGFEPQIRRIVEQDTMPPKGARQTMMFSATFPKEIQILARDFLEEYIFLAVGRVGSTSENITQKVVWVEENDKRSFLLDLLNATGKDSLTLVFVETKKGADALEDFLYREGYACTSIHGDRSQRDREEALHQFRSGRCPIMVATAVAARGLDISNVKHVINFDLPSDIEEYVHRIGRTGRVGNLGLATSFFNDKNSNITKDLLDILVEAKQEVPSWLENLAYEHQHKSTNRGRPKRFSGGFGARDYRQMAGGSNTFGNRGARNTGGHGGNRGFGGNKGGFGSFGGDSYGGNYGNYGGSYAQVDWWGN; translated from the exons ATGAATGGGACTGCTAACTTCAGCCATGGACTTCCTCGTAATGACAGAGGTGGACGTGGTGGCTTTCGTGGAAATAGGAACGGTGGTTCCTTCAACCAGCCAATGAATAATGCAG GTTATGGCAGTTATGAGAACAAAGATGGAGGCTGGAACTCTGTGGTAAACAGAGATGCTTACACTAGCTTTGGTGGGCGTTCCGACAGAGGGAAGTCTGCCTTCTTCAATGATAGAGGAGCTGGCTCAAGAGGAAG GTATGAGCGTGGAGGCTTTGGAGGAGGAACGGGAGGGAACAGTCGTTGGGTTGAAGAATCCAGAGATGAAGAGGACTGGTCAAAGCCACTGTCCCCCAACGAGCGTCTAGAACA GGAGCTGTTCTCTGGAGGCAACACTGGGATTAACTTTGAAAAGTATGATGACATTCCTGTGGAGGCCACTGGAACAAACAGTCCTGGGCATATTGAGAGT TTCCATGATGTGGACATGGGCGAGATCATTATGAGCAACATCAGTCTGACGCGCTACACACGGCCTACTCCTGTTCAAAAGTATGCAATCCCCATCATCAAGGCCAAGAGGGACCTTATGGCCTGTGCTCAAACAG GCTCGGGGAAGACTGCAGCCTTCTTGCTTCCTGTGCTTAGTCAGATCTACACTGATGGACCTGGAGAGGCACTGCAGGCCACCAAAGCCAGCACCCAG GAGAATGGGAAGTACTTCCGTCGTAAGCAGTATCCCATCTCTCTGGTTCTGGCTCCAACCAGGGAACTTGCTCTTCAGATTTATGATGAGGCCAGAAAG TTCTCTTACCGCTCCAGAGTGCGCCCGTGTGTGGTGTACGGAGGCGCAGATATAGGGCAGCAGATCCGTGATTTGGAAAGAGGCTGTCACCTGCTAGTGGCCACACCGGGTCGTCTGGTAGACATGATGGAGCGGGGCAAGATTGGCCTAGACTACTGCAA ATACCTGGTGTTGGACGAGGCAGACAGAATGCTGGATATGGGTTTTGAACCCCAGATCCGACGTATTGTGGAGCAGGACACCATGCCTCCTAAAGGTGCTCGCCAGACCATGATGTTCAGTGCCACCTTCCCAAAAGAGATCCAG attcTGGCTCGTGACTTTCTGGAGGAGTACATCTTCCTGGCTGTAGGTCGTGTGGGCTCCACCTCAGAGAATATCACCCAGAAGGTGGTTTGGGTGGAAGAAAATGACAAGCGCTCCTTCCTTCTTGACCTGCTTAATGCAACAG GCAAAGACTCTCTCACACTGGTCTTTGTGGAGACTAAGAAGGGTGCTGATGCTCTTGAGGACTTCCTCTACCGCGAAGGCTATGCCTGCACCAGTATCCATGGTGACCGGTCTCAGCGCGATCGTGAGGAGGCTCTCCACCAGTTCCGGTCTGGCCGTTGCCCTATCATGGTTGCAACCGCT GTGGCTGCACGTGGCCTTGACATCTCCAACGTGAAACACGTGATCAATTTTGACTTGCCTAGTGACATTGAGGAATATGTCCACCGCATCGGTCGTACAGGCCGTGTAGGAAACCTTG GACTGGCCACATCCTTCTTTAATGATAAGAACAGCAACATCACTAAAGATCTACTGGACATCTTGGTGGAGGCCAAACAGGAAGTGCCTTCCTGGCTTGAGAACCTAGCCTATGAGCACCAGCACAAGAGCACCAACCGCGGACGCCCCAAGAG ATTCTCTGGTGGCTTTGGGGCCAGGGATTACCGCCAGATGGCTGGGGGCAGCAACACTTTCGGCAATCGTGGTGCTCGCAACACTGGTGGCCATGGAGGAAACCGAGGTTTTGGAGGGAATAAGG GTGGTTTTGGGAGCTTCGGTGGTGACAGCTACGGGGGCAACTATGGAAACTATGGAGGCAGCTACGCCCAGGTGGACTGGTGGGGCAACTAA
- the ddx3xa gene encoding DEAD-box helicase 3 X-linked a isoform X11, with protein sequence MNGTANFSHGLPRNDRGGRGGFRGNRNGGSFNQPMNNAGYGSYENKDGGWNSVVNRDAYTSFGGRSDRGKSAFFNDRGAGSRGSRYERGGFGGGTGGNSRWVEESRDEEDWSKPLSPNERLEQELFSGGNTGINFEKYDDIPVEATGTNSPGHIESFHDVDMGEIIMSNISLTRYTRPTPVQKYAIPIIKAKRDLMACAQTGSGKTAAFLLPVLSQIYTDGPGEALQATKASTQQENGKYFRRKQYPISLVLAPTRELALQIYDEARKFSYRSRVRPCVVYGGADIGQQIRDLERGCHLLVATPGRLVDMMERGKIGLDYCKYLVLDEADRMLDMGFEPQIRRIVEQDTMPPKGARQTMMFSATFPKEIQILARDFLEEYIFLAVGRVGSTSENITQKVVWVEENDKRSFLLDLLNATGKDSLTLVFVETKKGADALEDFLYREGYACTSIHGDRSQRDREEALHQFRSGRCPIMVATAVAARGLDISNVKHVINFDLPSDIEEYVHRIGRTGRVGNLGLATSFFNDKNSNITKDLLDILVEAKQEVPSWLENLAYEHQHKSTNRGRPKRFSGGFGARDYRQMAGGSNTFGNRGARNTGGHGGNRGFGGNKGGFGSFGGDSYGGNYGNYGGSYAQVDWWGN encoded by the exons ATGAATGGGACTGCTAACTTCAGCCATGGACTTCCTCGTAATGACAGAGGTGGACGTGGTGGCTTTCGTGGAAATAGGAACGGTGGTTCCTTCAACCAGCCAATGAATAATGCAG GTTATGGCAGTTATGAGAACAAAGATGGAGGCTGGAACTCTGTGGTAAACAGAGATGCTTACACTAGCTTTGGTGGGCGTTCCGACAGAGGGAAGTCTGCCTTCTTCAATGATAGAGGAGCTGGCTCAAGAGGAAG CAGGTATGAGCGTGGAGGCTTTGGAGGAGGAACGGGAGGGAACAGTCGTTGGGTTGAAGAATCCAGAGATGAAGAGGACTGGTCAAAGCCACTGTCCCCCAACGAGCGTCTAGAACA GGAGCTGTTCTCTGGAGGCAACACTGGGATTAACTTTGAAAAGTATGATGACATTCCTGTGGAGGCCACTGGAACAAACAGTCCTGGGCATATTGAGAGT TTCCATGATGTGGACATGGGCGAGATCATTATGAGCAACATCAGTCTGACGCGCTACACACGGCCTACTCCTGTTCAAAAGTATGCAATCCCCATCATCAAGGCCAAGAGGGACCTTATGGCCTGTGCTCAAACAG GCTCGGGGAAGACTGCAGCCTTCTTGCTTCCTGTGCTTAGTCAGATCTACACTGATGGACCTGGAGAGGCACTGCAGGCCACCAAAGCCAGCACCCAG CAGGAGAATGGGAAGTACTTCCGTCGTAAGCAGTATCCCATCTCTCTGGTTCTGGCTCCAACCAGGGAACTTGCTCTTCAGATTTATGATGAGGCCAGAAAG TTCTCTTACCGCTCCAGAGTGCGCCCGTGTGTGGTGTACGGAGGCGCAGATATAGGGCAGCAGATCCGTGATTTGGAAAGAGGCTGTCACCTGCTAGTGGCCACACCGGGTCGTCTGGTAGACATGATGGAGCGGGGCAAGATTGGCCTAGACTACTGCAA ATACCTGGTGTTGGACGAGGCAGACAGAATGCTGGATATGGGTTTTGAACCCCAGATCCGACGTATTGTGGAGCAGGACACCATGCCTCCTAAAGGTGCTCGCCAGACCATGATGTTCAGTGCCACCTTCCCAAAAGAGATCCAG attcTGGCTCGTGACTTTCTGGAGGAGTACATCTTCCTGGCTGTAGGTCGTGTGGGCTCCACCTCAGAGAATATCACCCAGAAGGTGGTTTGGGTGGAAGAAAATGACAAGCGCTCCTTCCTTCTTGACCTGCTTAATGCAACAG GCAAAGACTCTCTCACACTGGTCTTTGTGGAGACTAAGAAGGGTGCTGATGCTCTTGAGGACTTCCTCTACCGCGAAGGCTATGCCTGCACCAGTATCCATGGTGACCGGTCTCAGCGCGATCGTGAGGAGGCTCTCCACCAGTTCCGGTCTGGCCGTTGCCCTATCATGGTTGCAACCGCT GTGGCTGCACGTGGCCTTGACATCTCCAACGTGAAACACGTGATCAATTTTGACTTGCCTAGTGACATTGAGGAATATGTCCACCGCATCGGTCGTACAGGCCGTGTAGGAAACCTTG GACTGGCCACATCCTTCTTTAATGATAAGAACAGCAACATCACTAAAGATCTACTGGACATCTTGGTGGAGGCCAAACAGGAAGTGCCTTCCTGGCTTGAGAACCTAGCCTATGAGCACCAGCACAAGAGCACCAACCGCGGACGCCCCAAGAG ATTCTCTGGTGGCTTTGGGGCCAGGGATTACCGCCAGATGGCTGGGGGCAGCAACACTTTCGGCAATCGTGGTGCTCGCAACACTGGTGGCCATGGAGGAAACCGAGGTTTTGGAGGGAATAAGG GTGGTTTTGGGAGCTTCGGTGGTGACAGCTACGGGGGCAACTATGGAAACTATGGAGGCAGCTACGCCCAGGTGGACTGGTGGGGCAACTAA